The Komagataeibacter sp. FNDCR2 nucleotide sequence TCGGCACGGTGACGGAGGTGCATGACTACATGCGCCTGCTCTGGGCGCGCGCGGGCGTACCCTATTCCCCCGCCACCGGCCTGCCGATCGAGGCGCAGACGATCAGCCAGATGGTGGACCGTGTCATGGCCATGGCGGAGGGCACGCGCCTCATGCTGCTGGCCCCGGTGCTGCGCGACCGCAAGGGCGAGTGCAGGAAGGAACTGGCGGAACTCCAGCGCAAGGGCTTCACGCGCGTCAAGGTGGACGGCACGCTGTACACCATCGAGGAGGTGCCGGATCTCAACCGCCGCCTGCGCCACACGGTGGAGGCCGTGGTGGACCGCGTGGTGGTGAAGGAAGGAATCGAAAGCCGCCTGGCCGACAGTTTCGAGACCGCGCTCGGCCTGTCCGACGGGCTGGTCTATGCCGAGGAGGTGGTGAAGAACGCGCCCGAGGGCAGCGAACCCCCGCGCACGGTCTTCTCCTCCCGCTTCGCCTGCCCCGTCAGCGGTTTCACGCTGGAGGAGGTCGAGCCCCGCCTGTTCTCCTTCAACGCGCCGCAGGGGGCCTGCCCCGCCTGTGACGGAATCGGGCAGGAAACATTCTTCGATCCCCGCCTGATCGTGCCCGACGAATCGCTCTCGCTCGGCGCGGGGGCGATCGCCCCGTGGCGCAACAGCCAGAGCCCGTACTACACCCAGACCCTGGCCGCCATCGCCGCGCATTACGGGGTGTCGATGGAGACCCCGTGGGAAGACCTGCCCGAAGGCGTGCGCGATGTGATCCTTGAGGGCGGGAAAGACCCGATCGAGTTCACTTACCGTGATGAACGGCGCAGCTACAGCCTGACCAAGCCATTCGAGGGCGTCGTGACCAACCTGCGCCGCCGCATGGCGGAGACCGACAGCGCATGGGTGCGTGAGGAACTGTCGCGCTACCAGTCCGAAAAGCCCTGCCATGTCTGTGACGGCGCGCGCCTGCGGCCCGAGGCCCTGTCCGTGCGGGTAGCGGGCATGAACATCGCGCAGGCGTCGGATATGCCGATCAGCCGGGCGCTGGAATGGTTCGGCACGGTGGAGGCCACGCTCACGCCCCAGCGCGCCGAGATCGCGCACCGCATATTGCGCGAAATCCTCGACCGCCTGCGTTTTCTGGATGATGTGGGGCTGGATTACCTGACACTTTCACGCGGCTCGGCCACGCTTTCGGGCGGGGAGAGCCAGCGCATCCGGCTGGCCAGCCAGATCGGCTCCGGGCTGACCGGGGTGCTGTACGTGCTGGATGAACCCTCCATCGGCCTGCACCAGCGCGATAACGAGCGCCTGCTGGGCACGCTGGACCGGCTCAAGAAACTGGGCAACACGCTCATCGTGGTCGAGCATGACGAGGATGCGATCCGTGCCGCCGACTGGCTGATCGACATGGGGCCGGGGGCCGGGGTGAATGGCGGCCATATCGTGGCTGCGGGCACCCCGGCGGAAGTCGCGGCCAACCCCGCCAGCCTGACGGGGGATTACCTGTCGGGCCGCCGGTGCATTCCCGTGCCCGCCCGGCGCCGCACGGCGGCCGAAGGGCGCGAACTGGTGCTGCGCGGGGCCACGGGCAACAACCTCAAGGACGTGACGGCGCATTTCCCGCTGGGCACGTTTACATGCGTGACCGGCGTGTCCGGCGGCGGCAAGTCCACGCTGGTGATCGATACGCTGTACAAGGCCCTGTCGCGGCGGCTGATGGGATCGGGCCAGAACCCGGCCCCCTATGAAGCCATCGACGGGCTGGACCAGCTCGACAAGATCATCGACATCGACCAGTCCCCCATCGGGCGCACGCCGCGCTCGAACCCGGCCACCTATACCGACCTGTTCGGCCCGATCCGTGACTGGTTTGCCGAACTGCCTGAAAGCAAGGCGCGCGGCTACAAGGCGGGCCGCTTCTCCTTCAACGTCAAGGGCGGGCGGTGCGAGGCCTGCCAGGGCGACGGCGTGCTCAAGATCGAGATGCACTTCCTGCCCGACGTGTTCGTCACCTGCGATACCTGCAAGGGCGCGCGCTACAACCGCGAGACGCTGGAGGTGAAATTCCGGGGCAAGTCCATTGCCGATGTGCTGGCCATGTCGGTGGATGAGGCGCTGCCCTATTTCTCCGCCGTGCCACGCATCCATGACCGGCTGGCCATATTGCAGAAGGTGGGGCTGGGCTACGTCGCCCTGGGCCAGCAGGCCACCACGCTTTCGGGGGGGGAGGCGCAGCGCGTCAAGCTGTCCAAGGAACTGGCGCGCAGGGCCACGGGGCGCACGCTCTAC carries:
- the uvrA gene encoding excinuclease ABC subunit UvrA translates to MSISSRPARVPAGQHVSQQSIRVRGARAHNLKNVDVDIPRDALTVMTGLSGSGKSSLAFDTIYAEGQRRYVESLSAYARQFLELMGKPDVDSIEGLSPAISIEQKTTSKNPRSTVGTVTEVHDYMRLLWARAGVPYSPATGLPIEAQTISQMVDRVMAMAEGTRLMLLAPVLRDRKGECRKELAELQRKGFTRVKVDGTLYTIEEVPDLNRRLRHTVEAVVDRVVVKEGIESRLADSFETALGLSDGLVYAEEVVKNAPEGSEPPRTVFSSRFACPVSGFTLEEVEPRLFSFNAPQGACPACDGIGQETFFDPRLIVPDESLSLGAGAIAPWRNSQSPYYTQTLAAIAAHYGVSMETPWEDLPEGVRDVILEGGKDPIEFTYRDERRSYSLTKPFEGVVTNLRRRMAETDSAWVREELSRYQSEKPCHVCDGARLRPEALSVRVAGMNIAQASDMPISRALEWFGTVEATLTPQRAEIAHRILREILDRLRFLDDVGLDYLTLSRGSATLSGGESQRIRLASQIGSGLTGVLYVLDEPSIGLHQRDNERLLGTLDRLKKLGNTLIVVEHDEDAIRAADWLIDMGPGAGVNGGHIVAAGTPAEVAANPASLTGDYLSGRRCIPVPARRRTAAEGRELVLRGATGNNLKDVTAHFPLGTFTCVTGVSGGGKSTLVIDTLYKALSRRLMGSGQNPAPYEAIDGLDQLDKIIDIDQSPIGRTPRSNPATYTDLFGPIRDWFAELPESKARGYKAGRFSFNVKGGRCEACQGDGVLKIEMHFLPDVFVTCDTCKGARYNRETLEVKFRGKSIADVLAMSVDEALPYFSAVPRIHDRLAILQKVGLGYVALGQQATTLSGGEAQRVKLSKELARRATGRTLYILDEPTTGLHTEDVRKLLEVLHALVDQGNTVVVIEHNLEVIKTADWVIDMGPEGGDGGGRIVASGTPEQIAACAASHTGRFLKPLLGDRPEAPVAPPPATKGRGKKATLAKAPENVKKKAKPAKAGRKTAK